The Rhinoderma darwinii isolate aRhiDar2 chromosome 11, aRhiDar2.hap1, whole genome shotgun sequence genome window below encodes:
- the LOC142663612 gene encoding uncharacterized protein LOC142663612: MCWGQLRVLKKEMIMMMMMDVRVLLLILLTVAPCDVEGLVTRRTAVTTPTVPLPAATLEEILGYTAVAVIDTFLFAVIGALIYFIYKLHQFVRQDPAEGELKEVVVEKPAAPKKEPIVKITASSEDLKNNVAHIPAAPKLEPSAFMTALNRFLKKCCGKNNSYKLHQEPIEDELKEVVVEKPTANTSSPKEKLKDDVAQIPAAPKLEPSAFMTAPKKDLKTDVVQIPAAPKLDLSAITTAPKKDLKKDVAQIPAAPKLDLSAFMTAPKKDFKTDVVQIPAAPKLELSAFTTAPKKNLKIDVAQIPAAPKLEPCAFMTAPKKDIKNNVAQIPAAPKLEPSAFMTAPKKDLKDDVAQIPAAPKLELSAFMTTPKKDLKTDVVQIPAAPKLELSAFTTAPKKNLKIDVAQIPTAPKLEPSAFTTAPKKNLKIDVAQIPTAPKLEPSAFTTAPKKNQKIDVAQIPVAPKLEPCAFMTAPKKDLKDDVAQIPAAPKLELSAFMNAPKKEIKNDMAQIPAAPKLELSAFATASKKELTNEAQKADAAVKEQSATTTAQSADLENVVAQEPVVWREIPKLEHTAFMTTLSELLKKRCGQ, translated from the exons ATGTGCTGGGGACAGTTGAGGGTTTTGAAGAAGGAgatgattatgatgatgatgatggatgtgAGAGTTTTGCTGCTAATTTTGCTGACTGTCGCCCCATGTGATGTAGAAGGTCTGGTCACTAGAAGAACAGCAG TGACCACCCCTACCGTGCCCCTGCCAGCTGCCACCCTGGAGGAAATCCTTGGTTACACCGCTGTGGCAGTAATTGACACCTTCCTGTTCGCTGTGATTGGGGCCCTGATATATTTTATCTACAAATTGCACCAATTCGTACGTCAGGACCCAGCAGAGGGCGAGCTAAAGGAAGTTGTTGTGGAGAAGCCGGCTGCTCCAAAGAAAGAGCCGATTGTAAAAATCACAGCTTCGAGCGAGGATCTAAAAAACAATGTGGCCCACATACCAGCTGCCCCGAAGCTAGAGCCGAGTGCATTTATGACTGCACTAAATAGATTCCTAAAGAAAtgctgtggtaaaaacaacagttACAAATTGCACCAAGAGCCAATAGAGGATGAGCTGAAGGAAGTTGTTGTGGAAAAGCCGACTGCAAATACCAGCTCACCAAAGGAAAAGCTAAAAGATGATGTGGCCCAGATACCAGCTGCTCCGAAGCTAGAGCCGAGTGCATTTATGACCGCACCAAAGAAAGATTTAAAAACCGATGTGGTCCAGATACCAGCTGCTCCGAAGCTAGACCTGAGTGCAATAACCACCGCACCAAAGAAAGATCTAAAAAAAGATGTGGCTCAGATACCGGCTGCTCCGAAGCTAGACCTGAGTGCATTTATGACCGCACCAAAAAAAGATTTCAAAACCGATGTGGTCCAGATACCAGCTGCTCCGAAGCTAGAGCTGAGTGCATTTACCACTGCACCAAAGAAAAACCTAAAAATCGATGTTGCTCAGATACCAGCTGCTCCAAAGCTAGAGCCGTGCGCATTTATGACCGCACCAAAGAAAGATATTAAAAATAATGTGGCTCAGATACCAGCTGCTCCAAAACTAGAGCCCAGTGCATTTATGACCGCACCAAAGAAAGATCTAAAAGACGATGTGGCTCAGATACCGGCTGCTCCAAAACTAGAGCTGagtgcatttatgaccacaccaaaaaaagatttaaaaaccgATGTGGTCCAGATACCAGCTGCTCCGAAGCTAGAGCTGAGTGCATTTACCACCGCACCAAAGAAAAACCTAAAAATCGATGTGGCTCAGATACCAACTGCTCCTAAGCTAGAGCCAAGTGCATTTACCACTGCACCAAAGAAAAACCTAAAAATCGATGTGGCTCAGATACCAACTGCTCCTAAGCTAGAGCCGAGTGCATTTACCACTGCACcaaagaaaaatcaaaaaatcGATGTGGCTCAGATACCAGTTGCTCCAAAGCTAGAGCCGTGCGCATTTATGACCGCACCAAAGAAAGATCTAAAAGACGATGTGGCTCAGATACCAGCTGCTCCAAAACTAGAGCTGAGTGCATTTATGAACGCACCGAAGAAAGAGATTAAAAATGATATGGCCCAGATACCAGCTGCTCCGAAGTTAGAGTTGAGTGCATTTGCCACCGCATCGAAAAAAGAGCTAACAAACGAGGCCCAAAAAGCAGATGCTGCTGTGAAAGAACAAAGTGCAACAACCACCGCACAGAGCGCAGATCTGGAGAACGTTGTGGCCCAGGAACCAGTTGTCTGGAGGGAAATACCAAAGCTGGAGCACactgcatttatgaccacactgaGTGAACTGCTAAAGAAACGCTGTGGTCAATAA
- the LOC142663613 gene encoding uncharacterized protein LOC142663613, with the protein MIMMMMMDVRVLLLILLTVAPCDVEGLVTRRTAVTTPTVPLPAATLEEILGYTAVAVIDTFLFAVIGALIYFIYKLHQFVRQDPAEGELKEVVVEKPAAPKKEPIVKITASSEDLKNNVAHIPAAPKLEPSAFMTALNRFLKKCCGKNNSYKLHQEPIEDELKEVVVEKPTANTSSPKEKLKDDVAQIPAAPKLEPSAFMTAPKKDLKTDVVQIPAAPKLDLSALTTAPKKDLKKDVAQIPAAPKLDLSAFMTAPKKDFKTDVVQIPAAPKLELSAFMTAPKKDLKDDVAQIPAAPKLEPSAFMTTPKKDLKTDVVQIPAAPKLDLSALTTAPKKDLKKDVAQIPAAPKLDLSAFMTAPKKDLKTDVVQIPAAPKLELSAFTTAPKKNLKIDVAQIPTAPKLELSAFTTAPKKNLKIDVAQIPTAPKLEPSAFTTAPKKNLKIDVAQIPAAPKLEPCTFMTAPKKDIKNNVAQIPAAPKLELSAFMTAPKKDLKTDVVQIPAAPKLELSAFTTAPKKNLKIDVAQIPTAPKLEPSAFTTAPKKNQKIDVAQIPVAPKLEPCAFMTAPKKDLKDDVAQIPAAPKLEPSAFMTAPKKEIKNDMAQIPAAPKLELSAFATTSKKELTNEAQKADAAVKEQSATTTAQSADPENVVAQEPVVWREIPKLEHTAFMTTLSELLKKRCGQ; encoded by the exons atgattatgatgatgatgatggatgtgAGAGTTTTGCTGCTAATTTTGCTGACTGTCGCCCCATGTGATGTAGAAGGTCTGGTCACTAGAAGAACAGCAG TGACCACCCCTACCGTGCCCCTGCCAGCTGCCACCCTGGAGGAAATCCTTGGTTACACCGCTGTGGCAGTAATTGACACCTTCCTGTTCGCTGTGATTGGGGCCCTGATATATTTTATCTACAAATTGCACCAATTCGTACGTCAGGACCCAGCAGAGGGCGAGCTAAAGGAAGTTGTTGTGGAGAAGCCGGCTGCTCCAAAGAAAGAGCCGATTGTAAAAATCACAGCTTCGAGCGAGGATCTAAAAAACAATGTGGCCCACATACCAGCTGCCCCGAAGCTAGAGCCGAGTGCATTTATGACTGCACTAAATAGATTCCTAAAGAAAtgctgtggtaaaaacaacagttACAAATTGCACCAAGAGCCAATAGAGGATGAGCTGAAGGAAGTTGTTGTGGAAAAGCCGACTGCAAATACCAGCTCACCAAAGGAAAAGCTAAAAGATGATGTGGCCCAGATACCAGCTGCTCCGAAGCTAGAGCCGAGTGCATTTATGACCGCACCAAAGAAAGATTTAAAAACCGATGTGGTCCAGATACCAGCTGCTCCGAAGCTAGACCTGAGTGCATTAACCACCGCACCAAAGAAAGACCTAAAAAAAGATGTGGCTCAGATACCGGCTGCTCCGAAGCTAGACCTGAGTGCATTTATGACCGCACCAAAAAAAGATTTCAAAACCGATGTGGTCCAGATACCAGCTGCTCCAAAACTAGAGCTGAGTGCATTTATGACCGCACCAAAGAAAGATCTAAAAGACGATGTGGCTCAGATACCAGCTGCTCCAAAACTAGAGCCGagtgcatttatgaccacaccaaaaaaagatttaaaaaccgATGTGGTCCAGATACCAGCTGCTCCGAAGCTAGACCTGAGTGCATTAACCACCGCACCAAAGAAAGATCTAAAAAAAGATGTGGCTCAGATACCGGCTGCTCCGAAGCTAGACCTGAGTGCATTTATGACCGCACCAAAGAAAGATTTAAAAACCGATGTGGTCCAGATACCAGCTGCTCCGAAGCTAGAGCTGAGTGCATTTACCACTGCACCAAAGAAAAACCTAAAAATCGATGTGGCTCAGATACCAACTGCTCCGAAGCTAGAGCTGAGTGCATTTACCACCGCACCAAAGAAAAACCTAAAAATCGATGTGGCTCAGATACCAACTGCTCCTAAGCTAGAGCCGAGTGCATTTACCACTGCACCAAAGAAAAACCTAAAAATCGATGTTGCTCAGATACCAGCTGCTCCAAAGCTAGAGCCGTGCACATTTATGACCGCACCAAAGAAAGATATTAAAAATAATGTGGCTCAGATACCAGCTGCTCCAAAACTAGAGCTGAGTGCATTTATGACCGCaccaaaaaaagatttaaaaaccgATGTGGTCCAGATACCAGCTGCTCCGAAGCTAGAGCTGAGTGCATTTACCACCGCACCAAAGAAAAACCTAAAAATCGATGTGGCTCAGATACCAACTGCTCCTAAGCTAGAGCCGAGTGCATTTACCACTGCACcaaagaaaaatcaaaaaatcGATGTGGCTCAGATACCAGTTGCTCCAAAGCTAGAGCCGTGCGCATTTATGACCGCACCAAAGAAAGATCTAAAAGACGATGTGGCTCAGATACCAGCTGCTCCAAAACTAGAGCCGAGTGCATTTATGACCGCACCGAAGAAAGAGATTAAAAATGATATGGCCCAGATACCAGCTGCTCCGAAGTTAGAGTTGAGTGCATTTGCCACCACATCGAAAAAAGAGCTAACAAACGAGGCCCAAAAAGCAGATGCTGCTGTGAAAGAACAAAGTGCAACAACCACCGCACAGAGCGCAGATCCGGAGAACGTTGTGGCCCAGGAACCAGTTGTCTGGAGGGAAATACCAAAGCTGGAGCACactgcatttatgaccacactgaGTGAACTGCTAAAGAAACGCTGTGGTCAATAA
- the LOC142663615 gene encoding uncharacterized protein LOC142663615: MIMMMMMMMDVRVLLLIMLTVAPCDVEGLVTRRTAVTTPTVPLPAATLEEILGYTAVAVIDTFLFAVIGALIYFIYKLHQFVRQDPAEGELKEVVVEKPATPKKEPIVKITASSEDLKNNVAHIPAAPKLEPSAFMTALNRFLKKCCGKNNSYKLHQEPIEDELKEVVVEKPTANTSSPKEKLKDDVAQIPAAPKLEPSAFMTAPKKDLKTDVVQIPAAPKLELSALTTAPKKDLKIDVAQIPTAPKLELSAFTTAPKKNLKIDVAQIPTAPKLEPSAFTTAPKKNLKIDVAQIPAAPKLEPCTFMTAPKKDIKNNVAQIPAAPKLELSAFMTAPKKDLKDDVAQIPAAPKLDLSEFMTAPKKDLKTDVVQIPAAPKLELSAFTTAPKKNLKIDVAQIPTAPKLEPSAFTTAPKKNQKIDVAQIPAAPKLEPCAFMTAPKKDLKDDVAQIPAAPKLEPSAFMTAPKKEIKNDMAQIPAAPKLELSAFATTSKKELTNEAQKADAAVKEQSATTTAQSADPENVVAQEPVVWREIPKLEHTAFMTTLSELLKKRCGQ, encoded by the exons atgattatgatgatgatgatgatgatggatgtgAGAGTTTTGCTGCTAATTATGCTGACTGTCGCCCCATGTGATGTAGAAGGTCTGGTCACTAGAAGAACAGCAG TGACCACCCCTACCGTGCCCCTGCCAGCTGCCACCCTGGAGGAAATCCTTGGTTACACCGCTGTGGCAGTAATTGACACCTTCCTGTTCGCTGTGATTGGGGCCCTGATATATTTTATCTACAAATTGCACCAATTCGTACGTCAGGACCCAGCAGAGGGCGAGCTAAAGGAAGTTGTTGTGGAGAAGCCGGCTACTCCAAAGAAAGAGCCGATTGTAAAAATCACAGCTTCGAGCGAGGATCTAAAAAACAATGTGGCCCACATACCAGCTGCCCCGAAGCTAGAGCCGAGTGCATTTATGACTGCACTAAATAGATTCCTAAAGAAAtgctgtggtaaaaacaacagttACAAATTGCACCAAGAGCCAATAGAGGATGAGCTGAAGGAAGTTGTTGTGGAAAAGCCGACTGCAAATACCAGCTCACCAAAGGAAAAGCTAAAAGATGATGTGGCCCAGATACCAGCTGCTCCGAAGCTAGAGCCGAGTGCATTTATGACCGCACCAAAGAAAGATTTAAAAACCGATGTGGTCCAGATACCAGCTGCTCCGAAGCTAGAGCTGAGTGCATTAACCACCGCACCAAAGAAAGACCTAAAAATCGATGTGGCTCAGATACCAACTGCTCCGAAGCTAGAGCTGAGTGCATTTACCACCGCACCAAAGAAAAACCTAAAAATCGATGTGGCTCAGATACCAACTGCTCCTAAGCTAGAGCCGAGTGCATTTACCACTGCACCAAAGAAAAACCTAAAAATCGATGTTGCTCAGATACCAGCTGCTCCAAAGCTAGAGCCGTGCACATTTATGACCGCACCAAAGAAAGATATTAAAAATAATGTGGCTCAGATACCAGCTGCTCCAAAACTAGAGCTGAGTGCATTTATGACCGCACCAAAGAAAGATCTAAAAGACGATGTGGCTCAGATACCAGCTGCTCCAAAACTAGACCTGAGTGAATTTATGACCGCaccaaaaaaagatttaaaaaccgATGTGGTCCAGATACCAGCTGCTCCGAAGCTAGAGCTGAGTGCATTTACCACCGCACCAAAGAAAAACCTAAAAATCGATGTGGCTCAGATACCAACTGCTCCTAAGCTAGAGCCGAGTGCATTTACCACTGCACcaaagaaaaatcaaaaaatcGATGTGGCTCAGATACCAGCTGCTCCAAAGCTAGAGCCGTGCGCATTTATGACCGCACCAAAGAAAGATCTAAAAGACGATGTGGCTCAGATACCAGCTGCTCCAAAACTAGAGCCGAGTGCATTTATGACCGCACCGAAGAAAGAGATTAAAAATGATATGGCCCAGATACCAGCTGCTCCGAAGTTAGAGTTGAGTGCATTTGCCACCACATCGAAAAAAGAGCTAACAAACGAGGCCCAAAAAGCAGATGCTGCTGTGAAAGAGCAAAGTGCAACAACCACCGCACAGAGCGCAGATCCGGAGAACGTTGTGGCCCAGGAACCAGTTGTCTGGAGGGAAATACCAAAGCTGGAGCACactgcatttatgaccacactgaGTGAACTGCTAAAGAAACGCTGTGGTCAATAA